The stretch of DNA CGGCTGCACGGAGAACGGCGACATCAACCCGGCGATCATCACCGCGATCGTCGCGCTGGCCAAGGCGCTGGGGATGGAGACCGTCGCCGAGGGGGTCGAGGCGATGGACGAGCTGGAACTGGTCAAGGCACGCGGTGCGGATCTGGTGCAGGGCTACATCTATTCGCGCGCGCTCTCGCAGGAGCAGGTGCTCGAACAGATCGCCCACGGATCGGCCATGTTCCGCCCCAGCGGCCCGCCGCGCCACCGCGCCGAGCGCATCACCATCTTCCGCAAGGTCGGGCTGATCCACGAGGATCACTACTACGACGTGATCCTGCGCAACATCTCCAAGACCGGTGCGCGCATCACGGGCCTTGCCGGAGTGCCGGTGGGGACCGACGTGGTGCTCGATCTCGGCCACGGGCAGCTGGTGGTCAGCAAGGTGGTCAATGCCACCGAGAACAGTCAGGGCCTGCAGTTCGAAACCAAGCTGATCAGCGACGGCAGCGGCGGGTTCATGACCCGGCACCGCATCTCGCCCTATGCGCTGGCCGAAGCGGGCATCCCGCTCGCCGCGCTGGGCGCAGGCGCCTTCCCGCTGGCCAAGTGGCGCGAAGCCAACAAGAGCATCCCCAAGTTCGTGCAGCTCGAAATCAAGGGTTAGTCCGGCCCGCTACCCGCGCCCGCGATAGGAGGGCACGCCCTGATCGGGCAGCCAGAGATCCGCAGGCGGCGCGCCGCTCTGCCAGAACACGTCGATCGGGATACCCCCGCGCGGATACCAGTAGCCGCCGATCCGCAGCCATTGCGGGCGCATTTCTTGGAACAGACGTACGCCGATCCCCACGGTCACATCCTCGTGAAAGCCGTTGTGGTTGCGGAAGCTCCCGAGGAACAGCTTCAGGCTCTTGCTCTCGACGATGGTTTCGCCCGGCACATAGTCGATCACCAGATGCGCGAAGTCCGGCTGGTTCGTCACCGGGCACAGCGAGGTGAACTCCGGCGAGACGAAGCGCACCAGATAGGTAAGCCCGACGCGCGGGTTGGGCACGTAGTCGAGCACCGCCTCTTCCGGCGAAGCGGGCAGCGGCGTGTCGCGCCCGAGGAATTGCGGCTGCGGCTTGGAGGGGGGTGTGGTTTCCATGCCGCGCTGTTGCCCCGATCCGCCGCAGCGCGCAAGGCCGGAACTGGACGCAGGGCCCGCGCCGCATCTATGGGGACAGCGCAGGTTCAGCCTGACCCAGCCACATACGCCGATCCCACGCCCCGAGCCGATTGTCACAGCATGACCCGCCGCCCTGCCCGCCTGCTTGCCGCAACCTGCCTGCTCGCCGCCGCTGCCGCAGCGCCGCTCATTGCGCAGGACCAGTCGCCGGGCACCTTCACGCTCCCCCCGCCGACCCCGACGCCGACCCCCGCTCCGGCAGGCCCGGCGGATGAGCGCAGCGGCGTCGCGATCCCGCCGCGCCCTGCGCCGAGCCCGCTGCCGAGCGCCGCACCAAGCCCTGCGCCGACCATCCGCCCGATCTTCGATCCGCCTGCCGAACGCCCGGCCGATGCCGTGCGCGAACCCGCGCCCCAGGCCGTGCCGCCGCGCACAGGGACACCCGCGCCCGCACCTTCGCCCGTGCCGTTGCCGACAGGTGGGGCACCATCCGCCCCGGAGCCCACCGCGACCAACGCGGACACCGCACCGGCTCCCGGCTTCAGCATCCCCGGCCCCGCCCTGCCGGACAGCCCTGTCGAACTCCCCCCGACCACCGACGTCGTGACCGGGCCTTCGGTTCTGCCCGATTGGTGGCCGCTGGCGGCGGGCGGTCTCGGCGCGCTCGCGCTGCTGGGCGGCGGGCTCCTGTGGTGGCGACGGCGCAAGCCTGCCGCCCGGCGTCTCGCCCCGCCGCCTGCCACCGGCGATGCAGATGTCGCCGGAGACGCGGATGAGGCCGAACAACCCCGTCTCGACCTCACACTCGAAATCGTCGGCGCGACCCGCAGCCTGATGATGTTCACGCTGCAATATCGCCTCACGATCGCCAACCGCTCGCCGCGCGCGGTCAACGATCTTGCGCTGGCGCTCCAGCTGGCCTGCGCGCGGGCCAATGCCGCCAACGCGCCCTCGCCCGGTGCGGCGCAGGGGCTTGAGCGGATCGCGCGGATCGGCCCGCATCAGGCGCGCAGCGTGACCGGGACCGTGCAACTGCCGCTCTCCGCGATCAGCCCGGTGCGGCAGGGCACCACCCCGATGTTCGTGCCGCTCGCCCATGTCACGCTGGAAGGAGAGGGCCTGCGCGCGATGAGCCGCAGCTTCGTGATCGGCCCGCGCAGCGCCAGCGGCAGGTTGCACCCGATCCTGCTCGACCAGCCGCCCGGCGGAATCGCGGGCCTTGTCGCGCAAGTCATTGCGATTCCCCCCGCTACTGCTGCCGCCTGAGTCGCGCGGCCGCTCACACAGGTTTGCCCCTTGCCGGATCAGCCGCTAGGGTCGCGCGCATGAACCAGCTCCCTTCCGCGCTCGTGTCGACTGAATGGCTCGCCGAACATGGCAACGCCCCCGGGCTCGCAATTCTCGACGCTTCGTACCACCTGCCTGCCGCCGGACGCGATGCGGCGGCGGAGTTTGCCGCGGGGCATATCCCCGGAGCCCGCCTCCTCGGGCTTGCCAGCCTGTTCGATGCAGGCTCGAGCGTGCCCTATGCCGTGCCCACACCCGACCAGCTGGCCGCGCGGCTGGGCCTGCTGGGCGTCAGCCGTGATCATGCAATCGTGCTTTACGATGACAGCGCGATCCGCACCGCTGCGCGCGCGTGGTTCCTCCTTAACGCGGCCGGGTGGGAGAACGTCGCGATCCTTGATGGCGGCCTCGAAAAGTGGCGGGCGGAGGGCCGCGCGATGGAAGCCGGCGAGGCGCACGCCGCCCCCGTCGCCCCGCCCCGGCTGCACCCGCTCAAAGGCGTGCGGACCAAGGCCGAGATGATCGAGAACCTCGAAAGCGACCGAGAACAGGTGATCGATGCGCGCTCGGCTGACCGGGTCTACGGCACTGGGATCGATCCCGTGCATGGCCTGCCGATGGGCCGCATTCCCGGTGCGCGCAACCTGCCCTTCACCGATCTCTTCAATGCCGACGGCACCTACAAGTCGACCGAGGAAATCCGCACGGCGTTCGAAGGCGCGGGGCTGGACATGACCCGGCCCATCGTCGGCACCTGCGGCAGCGGGGTGACGGCGAGCGTGCTGCTGTTTGCGCTGCATCTGATCGGAGAGCGAGACACCGCGCTTTACGACGGCAGCTGGAGCGAATGGGGCGCGGACCCCACCACACCCAAGGCGCAGGGACCCGAGATTTGAGCGCTGGCAAGGATGATGACAAGCTCTCCCCCGCCACCCGGCTGGTGCGCGGGGGGCGGCGCAAGGAGTGGACCGGGCCGGTGGTCAATCCGCCGGTCTGGCGGGCTTCCACGCATCTCTATGATTGCGACGCCGATCGCCATGCGGCGGGCGGCAACAATGCCGACGGGCAGTTCTTCTACGGCCGCCGCGGTGCGCCGACGCAATGGGCGCTGGCCGAGGCGCTGACCCAGATCGAGCGCGGTGCCCACGGCACCCAGCTCTATCCCAGCGGCGTGGCAGCGATTGCGGGCTGTATGCTCGCCGTGCTGAAGCCCGGCGACCGGCTGCTGATGGCCGACAACGCCTATGATCCCTCGCGAAGCATGGCGACCGGGCTGCTCAAGCGCATGGGCGTGACGACGCAGTTCTTCGACCCGCGCGATCTCGCCGCGTTCGAGGCGCTGTTCGCCGAGCCAGTCAAAGCCGTGTGGCTCGAAGCGCCCGGCAGCCTCACCTTCGAGATGTGCGACGTGCCTGCGCTCACCGCCATCGCCCGCGCGCACGGCGCGGTCAGCATGATCGACAACACCTGGGCGAGCCCGCTCGGGTTCGCGGCGCTCGAGCATGGCTGCGATATCGTGATGATGAGCCTGTCGAAGCATGTCGGGGGCCATTCCGACCTGATGATGGGCAGCGCCAGCGCGGGCAAGCGCTGGTA from Porphyrobacter sp. YT40 encodes:
- the queF gene encoding preQ(1) synthase; amino-acid sequence: METTPPSKPQPQFLGRDTPLPASPEEAVLDYVPNPRVGLTYLVRFVSPEFTSLCPVTNQPDFAHLVIDYVPGETIVESKSLKLFLGSFRNHNGFHEDVTVGIGVRLFQEMRPQWLRIGGYWYPRGGIPIDVFWQSGAPPADLWLPDQGVPSYRGRG
- a CDS encoding sulfurtransferase; this encodes MNQLPSALVSTEWLAEHGNAPGLAILDASYHLPAAGRDAAAEFAAGHIPGARLLGLASLFDAGSSVPYAVPTPDQLAARLGLLGVSRDHAIVLYDDSAIRTAARAWFLLNAAGWENVAILDGGLEKWRAEGRAMEAGEAHAAPVAPPRLHPLKGVRTKAEMIENLESDREQVIDARSADRVYGTGIDPVHGLPMGRIPGARNLPFTDLFNADGTYKSTEEIRTAFEGAGLDMTRPIVGTCGSGVTASVLLFALHLIGERDTALYDGSWSEWGADPTTPKAQGPEI
- the metC gene encoding cystathionine beta-lyase — its product is MSAGKDDDKLSPATRLVRGGRRKEWTGPVVNPPVWRASTHLYDCDADRHAAGGNNADGQFFYGRRGAPTQWALAEALTQIERGAHGTQLYPSGVAAIAGCMLAVLKPGDRLLMADNAYDPSRSMATGLLKRMGVTTQFFDPRDLAAFEALFAEPVKAVWLEAPGSLTFEMCDVPALTAIARAHGAVSMIDNTWASPLGFAALEHGCDIVMMSLSKHVGGHSDLMMGSASAGKRWYTALRRTAQELGQVVSPDDAALAARGLRTMGVRLEAQTRSALRIAEWLEAHPAVARVMCPMLPSDPGHALWKRDFTGGCGLFAFQLASDDPQASARVADALALFGIGYSWGGFESLALPIRPEDYRSCMNGTGGAPALRLAIGLEDADDLIADLAQALEPLS